The nucleotide window TGTATGGTTTGTGACTAAGGCAACAATCAAGGTCTGGGGTGGGATGAACTTGGGCTCTGTCCCTAGAGTAAACTTTTTGGGGGACAGGGGAGGGTTGCACTGAGTTCCAGGTAAGGAAGCCTGGACTATTCTGAGTTATGGACCAGACTCAGGACCCCATGAGTTCAGGGGAGCAAAGAGAGGTCAAAGAAATACCTTTTCTACCCAGTCAGTTTATGGCCTTATAGACCATCATTTGAAATTCTTTCCTCTGACTCAGGGCTTTTGCTCATTAAAAGGAGAGGCACTGCATTAACACTCAAAGTTCTCATCAGCTATCTGAAGATCTTGGCTTGAggctttaagcctcagtttccctgcttGCTACATCCCTTAAAATGATGGGAATGTATGATCAGAAGTTCTTAACCCTTTGGGAGTTAAAGACCTCTTTGAACCTCAGATGGAAGTTACAGATGCTCTGCACATACACAGAAATCCTTCATCACTTGACTAAGAATGCCAAGGTTAAAAGCACTTTGAGGCCTTCCTGCCTGAAAGAGTCTATAAGGGCATATTGTGGGTGAGCTTGGCACATGCTCACACattttcacaatgttgtacagatCACCTCCACAGCCTTTCTCCTATCTGCCCCTCACAATGGCCTCAGGTGGAGACAGTGGTTATCGACATCACTGAGGGTGAGGAAGCTGAGCCTGGAGGCCTCAAATTTCATTCAAgatctagcgaccccatggactgtagcctaccaggcttctctgtccatgagattttctaggcaagagtactggagtgggttgccatttccttctccaggggatcttcctgacccagggattgaacccgagtctcccgcattgcaggcagactctttaccctctgagccaccagggaagcccaaacaactagttcagttcagttcagttcagtcactcagtcatgtccgaccctttgcgaccccatgaattgcagcatgccaggcctccctgtccatcaccaactcctggagttcactcaaactcatgtccatcgagtcggtgatgccatccagccatctcatcctctgtcgtcccctcttcctcctgcccccaatccctcccagcatcagagtcttttccaatgagtcaactcttcgcatgaggtggacaaagtactggagttccagctttagcatcattccttccaaagaaatcccagggctgatctcctttagaatggactggttggatctccttgcagtccaagggactctcaagagtcttctccaacaccacagttcaaaagcatcaattcttcggcgctcagctttcttcacagtgcaactctcacatccatacatgacaactggaaaaaccatagccttgactagacagacctttgttggcaaagtaatgtctctgcttttgaatatgctatctaggttggtcataactttccttccaaggagtaagcgtcttttaatttcatggctgcagtcaccatctgcagtgattttggagccccccaaaataaactagTTAGTGGTCCTTAAATATTCACATAGGGCCCAACCCCCATACCCCATTTTCCACTTTCTATACACTTTATAGGCCTGAACTCAAATGCCAAAACTTCCATGACTTTGGATCCATTCTCAGATCAGTACCATGTCTGAGGGAACATTTGGGCCTACCTACCACctttcagtgtgtccgactctttgtgagcccctgactataacctgccaggcccctctgtccatggaattctccagacaagaatactagagtgggtagccattcccatctccaggggatcttcctgactccgggatcaaaccagggtctcccacattgcaagcagattctttactgtctgagccaccagggaagccctcttagctCAGAGTACATCCTAAATTTTCTCGGACTTACTCAAGGCCACTCGATGTTTCTTTTGGAAAGTGGTACTGGTACCCAGAAGGCAGACTCCAGACGTCAGCTGACGTACAGCAGTCCTTTCAGCGAGACAGGAAGTGGTGTGGATAATTTCCTTTTATTGGGAAGGTGGTTTGCATTAAACCTTGATGAAGCACCTGTGAAAGGGTTAACACAGGGGCAGGCTGTTGCCGGTGGTgatggggcagggcagggcccagGGAGAGCAAAAACTGAGCTTCCCTGCAGTCTTTTCCACCAGATCACTGCATGGTCCCGCTCTGTTGGCTGCCGCAGCTCCTCCCAGCAGCCTCCGTGTTCATGGCCTCAGCATCTTCCACCTGGTTCAGGCCTGGTTTATTTGTTCTCATTTCCTATTGGTTTCTCCTGAGGAAGCCATGTTCAGCCAGCAAGTCCAGGaactgagagggacacagagATGGATAAGATACTGTTCCTGACTTAAGGAACTAGTTGGGATGGGGCACCAGCAGCCCTGCCCTTGTGAAGCCTACTGAGTAGTGAGGAAGCAGATGGGGTCACAGGGGATGCCACATGTGCCTCTGTGGCTGGGTTGGGAAGGAGGTTGGGAAAACCACCGGCATTGGAGGGCGACTAAAGCCGACTCATGGAATCCTAAGGTGGAGGCATGTGAAGTGCGGGAAAAATTTGGATGAGGATGAAGAGCCCCCTAGGTTGCTTGGGCAGCAGCCTGGAAGTAGGAAGGCTGGCGGGGAAGATGAAGAGGCTTGCAGATCAACCTACAGGTAGCATGAGATGGGCACGTGGTCATGGGGTTCAAAGGCAAGCCGGTGTTTGGCACCCAAGGTTGATGCTGGCTTAAAAGTAGCGGCAGTGTCGGTGAGGCAGTCCTGACCCGCGTGCTCTCTCTCCTCTTGCAGAGGCCATGCCACTGAAGCATTACCTCCTTctgctggtgggctgccaggccTGGGCTGCAGGTCTGGCCTTCTATGGCTGCCCGAGTGAGTGCACCTGCTCCAGGGCCTCCCAGGTAGAGTGCACGGGGGCACGCATCGCGGTGGTGCCCACCCCGCTGCCCTGGAACGCCATGAGCCTGCAGATCCTCAACACACACATCACCGAACTCAATGAGTCCCCCTTCCTCAACATCTCGGCCCTGATCGCGCTGCGGATAGAGAAGAACGAGCTGGCCCATATTGCTCCCGGTGCCTTCCGCAGCCTCGGCTCGCTGCGCTACCTCAGCCTTGCCAACAACAAGCTCCAGATCCTGCCTGTTGGCCTCTTCCAGGGCCTGGACAACCTCGAGTCACTCCTGCTGTCCAGCAACCAACTGGTGCAGATCCAGCCGGCCCACTTCACCCACTTCAGCAACCTCAAGGAGCTGCAGCTGCATGGCAACCACTTGGAGTACATCCCTGATGGGGTCTTTGACCACCTGGTGGGCCTCACCAAGCTCAATCTGGGCAAGAACAGCCTCACCCACCTCTCACCCCGGGTCTTCCAGCACCTGAGCAACCTTCAGGTCCTCCGGCTGTATGAGAACAGGCTCTCAGACATCCCCATGGGCTGTTTTGACGGGCTCAGCAACCTCCAAGAGCTGGCCCTGCAGCAGAACCAGATTGGAATGCTGTCCCCCGGCCTCTTCCACAACAACCGTAACCTCCAGAAGCTCTACCTGTCCAACAACCACATCTCCCAGCTGCCCCCCGGCATCTTCCTGCACCTGCCCCAGCTCAACCGGCTCACGctctttgggaattccctgaagGAGCTCTCTCCTGGCATCTTTGGACCCATGCACAACCTGCGGGAGCTGTGGCTCTATGACAACCACATCACCTCCCTCCCGGATAATGTCTTCAGCAGCCTCAGCCAGCTTCAGGTCCTGATCCTCAGCCGCAACCAGATCAGCTACATCTCCCCGGATGCCTTCAATGGGCTGGTGGAGCTGCGGGAGCTGTCCCTCCACACCAATGCACTGCAGGAGCTGGATGGAAGCGTCTTCCGCATGTTGGCCAACCTGCAGAACATCTCCCTGCAGAACAACCGCCTTCGGCAGCTCCCCGGAAACCTCTTCGCCAACGTCAATAACCTGTTGACCATCCAGCTGCAGAACAACCAGCTGGAGAACCTGCCCTTGGGCATCTTCGATCACCTGGGGAAGCTGTGTGAGCTGCGGCTCTATGACAACCCCTGGAGGTGTGACTCAGACATCCTTCCGCTCCACAATTGGCTCCTGCTCAACAAGGCCAGGCTGGGGACAGACAGCCTCCCTGTGTGTTTCAGCCCAGCCAGTGTCCGTGGCCAGTCCCTCATCATCATCAATATCAATGTTGCTGTCCCCAGTGTGCAGAGCCCAGTGGTCCCCAAGGTGCCCAGCTACCCAGGGACGCCGACATACCCGGACACATCTAGCTACCCCGACACCACCTCCATCTCCTCCACCACTGACTTCACCAGCCCCTCACAGGACTACACTGATCTGACCACCATTAAGACCCCCATTAGTCTTCACCCGGACGGCATGACCCCGGCCCAGAGTGGGCTGGCCATTGCCGCCATTGTCATCGGCATCATTGCCCTGGCCTGCTCCCTGGCTGCCTgcatctgctgttgctgctgcaaGAAGAGGAGCCACGCGGTCCTGATGCAGATGAAGGCACCCAATGAGTGTTAGAGAGGAGGGCTGGAGGAAGGGCTAGGGGACAGTGGGACCccagaggacccgggatttcacCATGCTTCCTTCACCTCTGGGTCCACAGACCATCCCCTGTCCCTCTCTCTTGGGTCCCCTAGAGAAAGGCATCCCTACCTTTTCCTGACCTGCCTGGTTCTCCTGTAGATGAGGTTCTGGCAGAACCTTCTTACTACCAGGGAGATCTAACCTGCCATGGAAAAAATCCTGTGGTGGTCCCAATTCACATGCCTGGGCTTCTTTCAAGAAGCCCCTCCTCTAAAGCTCATCAGCTCTCCTCCAAAACGTGCCTTCCCTGTGTCTGTGCCCCCGCTGGCCTCTATAGACACAGTTATCACACACCTGCCACTTTGTGGGAATAGTTCTCCACTGGGACAGCCCCTCTCCCAAGTATTATGTAATTTTGATTCCCCTTCTTTGCTCATCTTGTTTGTGGCATGGCTCCACCCTGTCCGCTCAAATGAAGAGTCTCTCTTCATTTCCTGCTCCTGAAGACAAGGTGACTTTTCTCCTCAAAGGAGGCTTCAAACCTTTTAGTGGCTTTTCCAAGAACTGCCAAATGCCCTGGCTTTCAGGATGCTATGATAGAGagaaaggggaaactgaggctgctcAGTTTCTGAAGGCAGAGTCATCATCAGTGTCTCTCTTGTGATTTTtatctggaaaaggaagaaaggcacTGGTGCAACAAGTTTTGCCTCTTTAGAGAATATTTCTGAACTGCAAACTTTGCTTTCAATATTTTAGTCCTTTAAGGAATAAAATCATGCAGAAGTTCTGACCTCCCCAAAACATGAAAGTCCGCTTATTGGTATTGGATGGAGAAAGCAATCTGGTACCTGGGGGTCCTTGTGTTCACCTGcaaggtttttctcttttaactgtTTCTGGAAATGTAACCTACATACAGAAAAGTGTGAGCATGCTAGTGTAAGGTTTGATGGATTTTCACAAACTGTACACATCTGTGTGATTAGTACCCAGTTCAAGAAACGAGACCTCACCAGCATCCTCCATCCGGGGCTTTTACTGGAGAAGACTGGGGCTTGTGGAGATGGCATGGACTTACCTGGAAACTGGCTCCCCACAGATCAGGATAggcccctgcctgccctcccccTGCAGCCAGTCCTTGCAAAGGCCCAGCTACCAGCAGTGGAGGAGAAGATGTAGGTATACTCTGGCCTGAGCAGGAAATTGTATTCAATGCCAGACCTTCAGGCACCCAGACTGGGCAGGTCAGAAGCATCTCAACTAGAGAGGTCCATGCAACCACACACCCTACCCTGCCAACAAGCTGTCTGTTGCTCATTGGAGGTTTCTCTGCTTGGGCCTTTTATGGGCATGAGATGCCCtatatctgtttttaattttcactctGCATCTCTGCATCTGGGGAAGTGAAATAGCTCAGAGATGAGATCCTTTAATTGGACAGCCAAGTATAATAGAACCCAGCAATCCCTCTGGTCGTGGTAAAATTCTTCATGGACATTACAGTCAGCTAGAAACTGAACTTCAGCATTCTCACACACAGCAGGCAACACGGATACACAGACAGGTCAGACTGGGTCAGGGACTTCTCTGAAGCTTCCCCCTGCCTGTAGTCTGGTTACAACAGTTGAATGCTTTGGTTCAGTGTTGCAGTCACATGAATACCTGCCCTGGCCACCATTCCTGCTGCACACATATTCACACTGGTAAAGAAAGTACACTTATGACGATGCATGTCTTTCTCTGGACAACTGGTATACCACTTTAGAAGTAGAAACAGTGAAATGGAGACTTTCAGGTGTCTGTGTCTTCCCAGAAAACAGCTGAAGCCAATACTGTTCAGATTTGGAAATCTGCCATCAATCCTGACTGGCCTTTACTAGTTCCCTCTGCCGCACGAGACAAATAAGAAATCCACTTTGGCCTTAACAGCATGGTGCTGACAGGCCCCGACAAAGAGTCCAGGAGCAGATGTGTGTTAAGAGCTAGTGCATTTTGTAGCTTTTCACTCTCTGTCACAGGAAATCTGGGAGAGATGTTGTTAGAGGCAAAAGACATTATCTCACCAAGGTAAATCCGGGTctccaaaatgttttcaaaatatgtatAGTACCTGGCAGACATGTACCAGGGTTTGCCAGGGTCCAAAAAGAAATGAGCCTAGAGCTTGGGGCTTGAGCATCATTCCCAATGGTGACCTGCCTTGTTGATCCTGGGCCACCTGCCTTGTTGATCCTGGGCCCCAAAGGGGAAGTGTGGCCTACTCTCCTCCAGACAGGAAGCACGGTTTGGCACTGCATTCTTCAAAGGACTCCGTGTAAGGAGGCCCCAGCATCTCATTGTGCAAGGGTACAAGTGGGCCAGAGATATCAGAAAGGTAAGGAAGGAGTCTTCGTCATCCAGCGTGACCTGTCAAGCTGAGCCCAGACCCCTGGATATTGATAGCATTGGCCATGACCTTGGAATATCTTCCTCTCTGGCCCAAGATACCTCATGTGTCTCCAGATCAAAGGCTGGCCTGAGGGCAGCTGTCCTCAGATGACTCCGCAGGGAagcaccctgggtggggctgGTGGACCCTTTTTCTGACCTTCTGAGTgcccctggtcctttctccatcAGAGACGGGAGGGAACCATTGAGCCTCCTCTTCCTTGGCAGGCCATGTGGTCTCTCTAAACCATGGTGTCTGGTCAGGAAGCTGCCAGAAAAGGTGGGTGGAGTTTCCTTTCCAACAGGCTCTTGGCTCTTGGCATTTGCTCACTTCTTGGGGCTGAAGTGAGCTGCTTGGTTCCCCAGAGTTGAGTTCACTTTTCTCCGTAGCTCATTGGCTTCTAGTCCTCCTTGTCAGTTCTCCATTTGGAGTGGAGGGTAAATATTGGAGGAAAGACAAtaaaaactggttagaaccactgtttttcaaaaatgtttactcTGCATAGATACCCTTCAAAACACTTAgcaggcattttctttttaaccctcacaacagccctgtgcAGGAGCAGTACATGTGTGAGGATCTAAAACCTCTTGCTTCTGCAACATTATTTAACAGGCTGTGAGTGTTCCTTCTCTCTTTAAGCTCATACAAGAATTCAT belongs to Bubalus kerabau isolate K-KA32 ecotype Philippines breed swamp buffalo chromosome 2, PCC_UOA_SB_1v2, whole genome shotgun sequence and includes:
- the LRRC15 gene encoding leucine-rich repeat-containing protein 15 isoform X1, with the translated sequence MRMKSPLGCLGSSLEVGRLAGKMKRLADQPTEAMPLKHYLLLLVGCQAWAAGLAFYGCPSECTCSRASQVECTGARIAVVPTPLPWNAMSLQILNTHITELNESPFLNISALIALRIEKNELAHIAPGAFRSLGSLRYLSLANNKLQILPVGLFQGLDNLESLLLSSNQLVQIQPAHFTHFSNLKELQLHGNHLEYIPDGVFDHLVGLTKLNLGKNSLTHLSPRVFQHLSNLQVLRLYENRLSDIPMGCFDGLSNLQELALQQNQIGMLSPGLFHNNRNLQKLYLSNNHISQLPPGIFLHLPQLNRLTLFGNSLKELSPGIFGPMHNLRELWLYDNHITSLPDNVFSSLSQLQVLILSRNQISYISPDAFNGLVELRELSLHTNALQELDGSVFRMLANLQNISLQNNRLRQLPGNLFANVNNLLTIQLQNNQLENLPLGIFDHLGKLCELRLYDNPWRCDSDILPLHNWLLLNKARLGTDSLPVCFSPASVRGQSLIIININVAVPSVQSPVVPKVPSYPGTPTYPDTSSYPDTTSISSTTDFTSPSQDYTDLTTIKTPISLHPDGMTPAQSGLAIAAIVIGIIALACSLAACICCCCCKKRSHAVLMQMKAPNEC
- the LRRC15 gene encoding leucine-rich repeat-containing protein 15 isoform X2, producing the protein MPLKHYLLLLVGCQAWAAGLAFYGCPSECTCSRASQVECTGARIAVVPTPLPWNAMSLQILNTHITELNESPFLNISALIALRIEKNELAHIAPGAFRSLGSLRYLSLANNKLQILPVGLFQGLDNLESLLLSSNQLVQIQPAHFTHFSNLKELQLHGNHLEYIPDGVFDHLVGLTKLNLGKNSLTHLSPRVFQHLSNLQVLRLYENRLSDIPMGCFDGLSNLQELALQQNQIGMLSPGLFHNNRNLQKLYLSNNHISQLPPGIFLHLPQLNRLTLFGNSLKELSPGIFGPMHNLRELWLYDNHITSLPDNVFSSLSQLQVLILSRNQISYISPDAFNGLVELRELSLHTNALQELDGSVFRMLANLQNISLQNNRLRQLPGNLFANVNNLLTIQLQNNQLENLPLGIFDHLGKLCELRLYDNPWRCDSDILPLHNWLLLNKARLGTDSLPVCFSPASVRGQSLIIININVAVPSVQSPVVPKVPSYPGTPTYPDTSSYPDTTSISSTTDFTSPSQDYTDLTTIKTPISLHPDGMTPAQSGLAIAAIVIGIIALACSLAACICCCCCKKRSHAVLMQMKAPNEC